The genomic window gaaTACCCATATTAGGAATTTGCTATGGCCTTCAGGTAATGTTGAATGCCTTTAATATCATTCTCTCTCATCTAATTAACTCtaaaatttaggaaattgcATGGAATCATGGTGGTTCAGTAGCACCTTGTAATAATAGAGAATATGGCCACGCATTAATGAAGGTTGATAAGCATCAAGGTCATCCATTCGTTGACAGATTATTTGATGGTATAGAAGATTCCATACAAGTAtgaatttatgattttataatttcaactttttttcttcGCGTCGAAtggttaaatatattattataggtTTGGATGAGCCATGGTGATCAATTAGATAAAGCTCCCGAGGGTTTTAAGGTGATCGGACACACATTAACTGCGCCATTTTCAGCAATTGCTCATGAAGAGAAACATTTATTTGGTATTCAATTTCATCCTGAGGTAACACATACACCTCTAGGAAAAGAGATTCTAAAAAACTTTGTTATAAACATTTGTGAGTGCAAGACGAACTGGACAATGGTTAGTATGCTAATATTGTGTTTATCTCctaaagtttttaatattcactattttattttatttgttttttagaaATCATTTATTGATAATGAGATAGCACGAATTCAGCAGATTATAGGACCTAATGGACAAGTTGTTGGAGCCGTAAGTGGTGGAGTGGATAGCACAGTTGCCGCCCGATTGATGAAAGAAGCGATCGGGGATAGGTAGGTTGtctaagaattttttttttcttttcttcagacctaatttttttgtgaattcgTTAGGTTTCATGCAATTCTTGTTGATAATGGCTTGATGAGGTTGAACGAATGTGAGACTGTTAAGAAAAATCTCGGTGATCATCTcggaataaatttaaaagttgtAGATGCTTCCGAAATATTTCTCGATCGCCTTAAAGGCGTCACTGATCCTGAAAAAAAACGAAAGATTATTGGAAACACGTTTATTGAAGTGTTTGAATCAGAAGCTTTGAAGATTGATCAAGAAACAAAGGAGACTGGACATTGTCGAATTGAATATCTTCTTCAAGGAACTTTATATCCTGATGTCATTGAAAGTGTTTCATTTAAAGGACCAAGTGCCACTATTAAAACTCATCATGTAAGCTATAGTAAGCTATAGTAGGtgtttttatgaaaaagaggatttgatttaaaaataactaaaattttcttgaattaGAATGTTGGTGGATTATTAGAGGATATGaaattaaaacttattgaGCCCTTAAGAGAATTATTCAAAGGTAATTAGTTATTAACTTGTTGATTTTAGCTTAATCTCACATTTTCTTATAGtttccaaaaaaattcatttaaattcatttagaCGAAGTACGCGAACTTGGTAAAACATTGAAATTAGATGATGAATTAATTTGGCGTCATCCGTTCCCTGGACCCGGTATTGCAATTCGTATATTAGGTGAAGTTACACCTAGTCAAGTTGCAATAGTCCGAGCAGCTGATCATATTTACATTGATGAAATAAAGAAAGCAGGACTTTATCGTAAAATATCTCAAGCTTATGCTGCTTTATTACCCGTTAAAGCTGTTGGCGTTATGGGTGATAAAAGAACTTATGAACAAGTTATTACTTTAAGAGCTGTTGAAACTGTAGATTTTATGACGGCAGATTGGTAAATTTATGTACTTTTCGTCAGAGATTTATCTTGATTTTGTTAGGTTTAAGATATTTTCTTTTCGCGCTGCATAGGTATTCATTTCCTTATGATGTATTGAAGAAAATTAGCAATCGAATTATTAACGAAGTTAAAGGTAAGTTAATTAGTGTTTATTAGATCTATTAATTGGGTTCTTTCGTAACAATAAATCCTTTTAAATAGGCGTAAATAGAGTCGTGTACGATATATCCAGTAAGCCTCCGGCTACAATAGAATTGTAggtctatttatttaataattctataaatccttcatttctattaatttaatttttattttatttttcagggAATAACGgttggattattattattaaatatgtacatttttcatttaattaaagtttcagATTTAGTTTGTTAAAAAAGAGTAATTGTGACGAATTTACAGATTTATTCTTGGTTTAATACTTTTCACCACgcaaagaaattttgtatgCAAAAATATGGGAATTTTGTTAACCTTATAATTATTGTTGTTCTTGCTATTAGCGGCTTGTTacaatgtaattattattttgggataatttctaattttatttatgaatgtCTTGATAACactaatattctttttctcTATTAACTTTAAGGTATTCTTGCTCAACTTAAACTCGTTTAAGATACATAATTAAATAGTTTGTAGTATTGTCTATtagaaaatcatttttttttttagataaatatcaACATCTAGAGCAtgatcaatttctttaatactttgtcatgaaaaacataaaatttattagatgaAAATCCTAATcgaaaattatgattttaaatttggtatgtaatataaattgtGTTAATAAATAGTCATTATAGAAACAATGATATGCCTTACTTTGGCTCAATAGGAGATCCTTCATCATTGTAATAAGGCGTTATTTCAACAGTTGGTTTACCGGCACACCttatacaatatattgaaaatcatatttagaaatgtaaaaatttaaaaatttttaaaattaatacctCTTAAAAATCCTAACAAATGGTGAACAAATAACTCGATCATCCTTAATAATACATTGATATTGTACCAATTCAAAAAGATTACATTTTGGTTTTATTATAGGTTCAATTTTGGTAGATGGAATTTCTttgttattcattttttttgtagaagcAAATAgttcataataaattcatcTGTACATGCATAATATTCATTTgatgatcaaaataattataattattctcgAATATTCTTTTCGGTTGTTTGAAGAAACTAAAAAATGGATTCTA from Rhizophagus irregularis chromosome 8, complete sequence includes these protein-coding regions:
- a CDS encoding GMP synthase (glutamine-hydrolyzing) — protein: MSIQEQVTQVHSLYDTILILDFGSQYSHLIARRIREFGVYCEMLPCTQKIKGLQFEPRGVILSGSPYSVYDKDAPRVDPEIFNLGIPILGICYGLQEIAWNHGGSVAPCNNREYGHALMKVDKHQGHPFVDRLFDGIEDSIQVWMSHGDQLDKAPEGFKVIGHTLTAPFSAIAHEEKHLFGIQFHPEVTHTPLGKEILKNFVINICECKTNWTMKSFIDNEIARIQQIIGPNGQVVGAVSGGVDSTVAARLMKEAIGDRFHAILVDNGLMRLNECETVKKNLGDHLGINLKVVDASEIFLDRLKGVTDPEKKRKIIGNTFIEVFESEALKIDQETKETGHCRIEYLLQGTLYPDVIESVSFKGPSATIKTHHNVGGLLEDMKLKLIEPLRELFKDEVRELGKTLKLDDELIWRHPFPGPGIAIRILGEVTPSQVAIVRAADHIYIDEIKKAGLYRKISQAYAALLPVKAVGVMGDKRTYEQVITLRAVETVDFMTADWYSFPYDVLKKISNRIINEVKGVNRVVYDISSKPPATIELE